From the genome of Colletotrichum higginsianum IMI 349063 chromosome 4, whole genome shotgun sequence, one region includes:
- a CDS encoding GPI-anchored wall transfer protein, producing MPDTTAASYKKLKEDFVSNLSGGSASEINYVTAVAPIAVLLWSVLQSRQSFFKPYTVLGAAVDYLLNVTAILLSTTLYASSPLLLSALLLAPAALIYAFPPNLGAPRRKPVIPPSNLKSKAGAATVPLPVLPVKPFLTHYRGTMLVVTCVAILAVDFRLFPRRFAKVETWGTSLMDIGVGSFVYSAGVVAARPVLKERAEGKSTPLTTRLLRSMRHSLPLLVLGVVRLLSVKGLDYAEHVSEYGVHWNFFFTLGLLPPFVAIFQSALKIVPSYAALAIILSVLYQVALESTDLKAYILTAPRIDLLSKNREGIFSFFGYLAIFLAGQDTGMYVLPRSINTKSDSTPSSQRKTLLLTMAIWSAVWAGLFFLTTSYSYGDGLSVSRRLANLPYVLWTAAFNSTQLLAYAMVDTIFFPSSYSATDAKSEKDAYETATSRVLRAYNRNGLFLFLLANVLTGLVNMTVPTLHVGPLATMSILIAYSGTVTGIALGLDAYNISIKL from the exons ATGCCCGACACTACTGCCGCGAGCtacaagaagctcaaggaggaCTTTGTCTCGAACCTCTCCGGCGGCTCCGCCTCCGAGATCAACTATGTGACCGCAGTCGCTCCC ATCGCCGTCCTGCTATGGTCTGTCCTCCAGTCCCGCCAATCCTTCTTCAAGCCATACACGGTGCTGGGAGCCGCCGTTGACTACCTCCTCAACGTCAccgccatcctcctctcGACGACTCTCTAcgcttcctcccccctgcTCTTGAGCGCACTGCTCctcgcccccgccgccctgATTTACGCCTTTCCTCCCAACCTCGGTGCCCCTCGCAGGAAACCCGTCATACCTCCCAGCAATCTGAAGTCCAAGGCCGGGGCCGCCACCGTGCCGCTCCCCGTATTGCCCGTCAAGCCGTTCCTGACGCACTATCGCGGCACCATGTTGGTCGTCACCTGCGTtgccatcctcgccgtcgacttcCGCCTCTTCCCTCGCCGCTTCGCCAAAGTCGAGACATGGGGGACTTCACTGATGGACATAGGCGTTGGCTCCTTCGTATACAGTGCCGGTGTCGTCGCTGCCCGGCCTGTCTTGAAGGAGCGCGCCGAGGGCAAATCGACACCCTTGACGACGCGCCTACTGCGGTCCATGCGTCATTCCTTACCGCTACTTGTCCTGGGTGTCGTCCGCCTGCTCAGCGTCAAGGGCTTAGACTACGCCGAACATGTGTCCGAGTACGGTGTACACTGgaacttcttcttcacaCTGGGCTTGCTACCGCCTTTTGTAGCCATCTTCCAGTCCGCTCTCAAGATCGTCCCTAGCTACGCCGCTCTCGCCATCATTCTCAGCGTGCTGTATCAAGTCGCCCTTGAGAGCACGGACCTAAAGGCCTACATTCTGACCGCTCCAAGAATAGACCTGCTTTCCAAGAACCGAGAGGGCATCTTCAGCTTCTTCGGCTACTTAGCCATCTTCCTCGCTGGCCAGGACACCGGCATGTACGTCTTGCCCCGCAGTATCAACACCAAGAGTGACAGTACTCCTTCCTCCCAGCGCAAGACGCTCCTTCTGACGATGGCGATATGGTCTGCCGTCTGGGCGGGGCTTTTCTTCCTTACCACGAGCTACAGCTACGGCGACGGTCTCAGTGTTTCGCGTCGCCTAGCCAATCTGCCCTACGTTTTATGGACCGCTGCCTTTAACTCGACGCAACTCCTGGCTTACGCCATGGTTGATACCATCTTCTTCCCGTCGTCCTACAGCGCAACCGACGCGAAGTCGGAGAAGGATGCCTACGAGACTGCCACAAGTAGGGTTCTCCGCGCCTACAACCGCAACGGCCTGTTTCTGTTCCTGTTGGCCAACGTTCTGACTGGCCTGGTCAATATGACGGTACCCACGCTACACGTTGGGCCGCTGGCGACGATGAGCATCTTGATCGCGTACAGTGGAACCGTCACGGGCATCGCCCTGGGCCTGGACGCGTACAACATCTCCATCAAGTTGTAG